A part of Bubalus bubalis isolate 160015118507 breed Murrah chromosome 6, NDDB_SH_1, whole genome shotgun sequence genomic DNA contains:
- the TADA1 gene encoding transcriptional adapter 1: MATFVSELEAAKKNLSEALGDNVKQYWANLKLWFKQKISKEEFDLEAHRLLTQDNVHSHNDFLLAILTRCQILVSTPEGAGSLPWTGGSAAKPGKPKGKKKLSSVRQKFDHRFQPQNPLSGAQQFVAKDPQDDDDLKLCSHTMMLPTRGQLEGRMIVTAYEHGLDNVTEEAVSAVVYAVENHLKDILSSVVSRRKAYRLRDGHFKYAFGSNVTPQPYLKNSVVAYNSLIESPPALSTPFAGQNPASHPPPDDAEQQAALLLACSGDTLPASLPPVNMYDLFEALQVHREVIPTHTVYALNIERIIMKLWHPNHEELQQDKVHRQRLAAKEGLLFC; the protein is encoded by the exons ATGGCGACCTTTGTGAGCGAGCTGGAGGCGGCGAAGAAGAACTTGAGCGAGGCCCTGGGGGACAACGTGAAACA ATACTGGGCTAACTTAAAGTTGTGGTTCAAGCAGAAGATCAGCAAAGAAGAGTTTGACCTTGAAGCTCATAGACTTCTCACACAGGATAATG TCCACTCTCACAACGATTTCCTCCTGGCCATTCTCACACGCTGTCAGATTTTGGTGTCTACACCAG AGGGTGCTGGATCTTTACCCTGGACAGGGGGTTCTGCAGCCAAACCTGGAAaaccaaagggaaagaaaaagcttTCTTCTGTTCGTCAGAAATTTGAT CATAGATTCCAGCCTCAGAATCCCCTCTCAGGAGCCCAGCAGTTTGTGGCAAAGGATCCCCAGGATGATGATGACTTGAAACTTTGTTCCCACACAATGATGCTTCCTACTCGGGGTCAGCTTGAAGGGAGGATGATAGTGACTGCTTACGAACACGGGCTGGACAACGTCACTGAAGAAGCCGTCTCAGCTGTGGTCTACGCGGTGGAG aatCACCTTAAAGATATACTGTCATCAGTTGTGTCAAGAAGGAAAGCTTACCGGTTACGTGATGGTCATTTTAAATATGCCTTTGGTAGCAATGTGACCCCACAGCCATACCTGAAGAATAGTGTAGTAGCTTACAACAGCTTAATAGAAAG CCCTCCAGCCCTCTCCACGCCTTTTGCTGGTCAGAACCCAGCGTCGCACCCGCCCCCTGACGATGCCGAGCAGCAGGCTGCGCTCCTGCTGGCCTGCTCGGGAGACACACTGCCCGCGTCTTTGCCTCCAGTGAACATGTACGACCTTTTTGAAGCTTTGCAG GTACACAGGGAAGTCATTCCTACCCATACCGTATATGCTCTCAACATTGAAAGGATCATTATGAAACTCTGGCATCCAAATCATGAAGAGCTGCAGCAAGACAAAGTCCATCGCCAGCGCTTGGCAGCCAAAGAGGGGCTTTTGTTCTGCTGA
- the POGK gene encoding pogo transposable element with KRAB domain isoform X2: protein MASTACPLNLTLKEEEEEEEIQSRELEDGPTDMQKVRICSEGGWVPALFDEVAIYFSDEEWEVLTEQQKALYREVMRMNYETVLSLEFPFPKPDMITRLEKEESQNSDEWQLQGGTFAEKEESDMKPPDWAGPMNAASQLPQAQHLDGFGLRLPRDITELPEWGEGYPFYMAMGFPGYDLSADDLAGKFQFSRGMRRSYDAGFKLMVVEYAESTNNCQAAKQFGVLEKNVRDWRKVKPQLQNAHAMRRAFRGPKNGRFALVDQRVAEYVRYMQAKGDPITREAMQLKALEIAQEMNIPEKGFKASLGWCRRMMRRYDLSLRHKVPVPQQLPEDLTEKLLTYQRSVLALRRAHDYQVAQMGNADETPICLEVPSRVTVDNQGEKPVLVKTPGREKLKITAMLGVLADGRKLPPYIILRGTYIPPGKFPSGMEIRCHRYGWMTEDLMQDWLEVVWRRRTGAVPKQRGLLILNGFRGHATDSVKSSMESMNTDMVIIPGGLTSQLQVLDVVVYKPLNDSVRAQYSNWLLAGNLALSPTGNAKKPPLGLFLEWVMVAWNSISSESIVQGFKKCHISSNLEDEDDVLWEIESELPGGGEPPKECDTESLTESH, encoded by the exons GTGCCAGCCCTATTCGATGAGGTGGCCATATATTTTTCCGATGAGGAGTGGGAAGTTTTGACGGAGCAACAAAAGGCTCTCTACCGGGAGGTCATGAGGATGAATTATGAAACTGTCCTGTCTCTGG AATTCCCATTCCCTAAGCCTGACATGATCACTCGGTTGGAAAAGGAGGAGTCTCAGAATTCTGATGAATGGCAGCTCCAAGGAGGAACCTTTGCAG AAAAGGAAGAATCCGACATGAAGCCCCCAGATTGGGCGGGCCCGATGAACGCAGCCTCGCAGCTTCCCCAGGCTCAGCACCTGGATGGCTTTGGCCTCCGTCTGCCTCGGGACATCACAGAGCTGCCCGAGTGGGGCGAGGGGTACCCTTTCTACATGGCCATGGGCTTCCCCGGGTATGACCTCTCGGCCGACGACCTGGCCGGGAAGTTTCAGTTCAGCCGGGGCATGCGCCGCAGTTACGACGCAGGATTCAAGTTAATGGTGGTGGAGTACGCCGAGAGCACCAACAACTGCCAGGCGGCCAAGCAGTTTGGGGTGCTGGAGAAAAACGTCCGCGACTGGCGCAAAGTGAAGCCGCAGCTGCAGAACGCCCACGCCATGCGGCGTGCCTTCCGCGGCCCCAAGAACGGGCGCTTCGCCCTGGTGGACCAGCGCGTGGCCGAATATGTGCGATACATGCAGGCCAAAGGGGACCCCATCACCAGGGAGGCTATGCAGCTGAAAGCTCTGGAGATCGCCCAGGAGATGAACATTCCAGAGAAAGGGTTCAAGGCTAGCTTGGGTTGGTGTCGAAGAATGATGCGGAGGTATGACTTGTCACTGCGACATAAGGTGCCCGTGCCCCAGCAGCTGCCCGAAGACCTGACCGAGAAGCTTCTCACCTACCAGCGGAGCGTCCTGGCTCTGCGCAGGGCACATGActaccaggtggctcagatgggaaacgCAGACGAGACGCCAATTTGCTTAGAGGTGCCCTCGAGGGTGACTGTGGACAACCAGGGGGAAAAGCCTGTCTTGGTCAAGACGCCAGGGAGGGAGAAACTGAAAATCACAGCCATGCTTGGTGTCTTGGCTGATGGGAGGAAGTTACCTCCATATATCATTCTGAGGGGCACGTACATCCCCCCTGGGAAGTTCCCGAGTGGCATGGAAATCCGCTGCCACCGGTATGGATGGATGACGGAGGATCTGATGCAGGACTGGCTAGAGGTGGTGTGGAGGCGGAGGACGGGCGCGGTGCCCAAGCAGCGAGGGCTGCTGATCCTGAACGGCTTCCGGGGCCACGCCACCGACTCAGTGAAGAGCTCCATGGAGAGCATGAACACCGACATGGTCATCATCCCGGGGGGCTTGACCTCACAGCTGCAGGTGTTGGATGTGGTGGTCTACAAACCGCTGAATGACAGTGTCCGGGCCCAGTATTCCAACTGGCTCCTGGCGGGCAACCTGGCGCTGAGCCCCACCGGGAACGCCAAGAAGCCGCCGCTGGGCCTTTTTCTGGAGTGGGTCATGGTGGCATGGAATAGCATCTCGAGCGAGTCCATCGTCCAAGGGTTCAAGAAGTGCCACATCTCCAGCAACCTGGAGGATGAGGATGACGTGCTGTGGGAAATCGAGAGCGAGCTGCCAGGCGGAGGGGAACCACCCAAGGAGTGTGACACTGAGAGCCTGACGGAGAGCCACTGA